In the genome of Tachysurus vachellii isolate PV-2020 chromosome 9, HZAU_Pvac_v1, whole genome shotgun sequence, one region contains:
- the sertad3 gene encoding SERTA domain-containing protein 3, producing MVAQGLKRKLHDHVRDPGWENQLQSVLNISIDKYQRDQALVEPSLRRSVLISNTLRQARTHMEAVSGLENPMKKTPTHRSAKCFRQEPGKPAGFEDTDDDFMEDLSLSTAITTILKNLDTALDGSSGSSTPQRLPLASVENLNGDRTCKWSVNKSLSNHLHDSVLDDFLLDFGTSVCEREMTDHNFDLSANEFMKYLPCVPCLGNEMGILHSM from the coding sequence ATGGTGGCACAGGGGCTGAAGCGAAAACTCCACGATCATGTCAGAGACCCAGGGTGGGAGAATCAGTTGCAGTCTGTGTTGAACATTTCAATAGACAAGTACCAGCGAGATCAGGCCCTGGTGGAGCCGAGCTTACGCCGCTCTGTCCTCATTTCTAATACACTCCGTCAGGCCAGAACCCACATGGAGGCTGTTTCTGGACTTGAGAACCCTATGAAAAAAACTCCAACACATCGTTCAGCAAAATGCTTCCGACAGGAACCTGGCAAACCTGCAGGGTTTGAAGATACGGATGATGATTTCATGGAGGATCTGTCTTTATCTACCGCCATTACTACCATCTTAAAGAATCTGGACACAGCTCTTGATGGCAGCTCTGGTTCATCCACACCTCAGCGATTACCGTTAGCCTCAGTGGAAAATCTTAACGGGGACAGGACCTGCAAGTGGAGTGTGAACAAAAGTTTATCTAATCACCTGCATGACAGTGTTCTAGATGATTTTTTATTGGACTTTGGTACTTCTGTATGTGAAAGGGAGATGACTGATCATAATTTTGACCTTTCTGCCAATgaatttatgaaatatttaccCTGTGTGCCCTGCTTGGGGAATGAAATGGGGATTTTACACTCCATGTAG
- the kcnk6 gene encoding potassium channel subfamily K member 6, which yields MSASSRSCIVVVALVFIYVVYLLIGASVFSTLEKPLEEKVRAEMFLLKQELINNTSCINISTLDRLLEKLINANKYGVSLVQNTSENSNWDLASALFFSNTLVTTIGYGHTTPLSDAGKAFSIVYALIGVPFTMLVLTACVQRLMVPLNLRPVASWCRRFGWHPHTASTIHFVLLLFLVIVMFFLVPAIVFSIIEGSWSFLEAFYFCFISLFTIGLGDFVPGEQPIQKLRPLYKISVTIYLFLGLMAMYFVLRSFHKLADVKGWTAFFHLPSLDDEGEEDNESTSEEHNVCERDRKPLDPSARVSYNSISR from the exons ATGTCTGCTTCATCCAGGTCGTGTATCGTGGTGGTGGCTCTGGTGTTTATATACGTGGTGTATTTGTTAATCGGAGCTTCTGTGTTTTCGACTCTGGAGAAGCCTCTGGAGGAGAAAGTTCGGGCCGAGATGTTTCTCCTCAAACAGGAGCTTATTAACAACACGAGCTGCATTAACATCTCCACACTGGACCGACTCTTAGAGAAACTCATAAATGCGAACAAATACGGAGTGTCACTGGTGCAAAACACCTCCGAGAACTCGAACTGGGACCTGGCGTCAGCTTTGTTTTTCTCCAACACTCTGGTTACCACCATCG GTTATGGCCACACCACTCCACTGTCTGATGCTGGGAAAGCGTTCTCTATTGTGTATGCCTTAATTGGTGTCCCCTTCACCATGCTGGTGCTGACCGCATGTGTGCAGCGCCTGATGGTGCCATTGAACCTGCGGCCAGTGGCGTCCTGGTGTCGGCGGTTTGGATGGCATCCTCACACTGCCAGCACCATACACTTTGTCCTCCTGCTCTTTCTGGTCATTGTGATGTTCTTTTTGGTGCCAGCTATTGTTTTCAGCATCATCGAGGGCTCATGGTCATTTCTGGAggctttttatttctgcttcatctccctttttaccatcgggttaGGCGACTTTGTCCCAGGCGAGCAGCCCATTCAGAAATTACGACCACTCTACAAGATCTCTGTTACGA TCTACCTATTTTTAGGTTTGATGGCAATGTACTTTGTCCTCCGTTCTTTCCATAAACTGGCTGATGTTAAGGGATGGACAGCATTTTTCCATTTGCCCAGCCTTGATGACGAAGGTGAAGAAGACAATGAAAGCACCTCTGAAGAACATAATGTGTGCGAGAGGGACAGAAAACCACTGGATCCAAGCGCTCGTGTCTCCTACAACTCCATCAGTAGATAG
- the blvrb gene encoding flavin reductase (NADPH) codes for MSDSIKNVAIFGSTGMTGLATLPIAAAAGYNVTVLVRDPSRLPADHKASRIVVGDVRNKEDVKKTLEGQDAVIIILGTRNDLSPTTMMSEGTRNILESMKSRGICKVVACMSAFLLWDRAKVPSRLIQVTEDHERMYMLLKESGLDYVAVMPPHIADNHPLTEKYMVAENMLRGRVISKHDLGHFFVKCLSTSEWDRKTVGLWGEYS; via the exons ATGTCTGATTCGATAAAAAACGTGGCGATCTTTGGCTCGACGGGAATGACTGGCTTGGCGACGTTACCTATTGCAGCGGCTGCAG GTTATAACGTGACCGTGTTGGTGAGGGATCCGTCCAGGCTGCCTGCTGACCATAAAGCCTCGCGGATTGTGGTGGGAGACGTCCGTAACAAAGAGGATGTGAAGAAGACTTTGGAGGGCCAGGATGctgtcatcatcatcctggGCACAAGGAATGACCTTA GTCCTACAACCATGATGTCTGAGGGCACACGGAACATCCTAGAGTCTATGAAATCCCGTGGCATCTGCAAAGTGGTCGCCTGCATGTCCG CATTTTTGCTGTGGGACAGAGCAAAGGTTCCTTCTCGCCTGATTCAAGTCACTGAAGATCATGAGCGCATGTACATGCTGCTGAAGGAATCTGGACTGGATTATGTAGCGGTGATGCCGCCACACATCGCAG ATAACCATCCCCTGACTGAAAAGTACATGGTCGCTGAGAACATGCTGCGAGGAAGAGTCATCTCCAAACACGATCTGGGTCACTTCTTCGTCAAGTGTCTTTCTACGTCTGAGTGGGACAGGAAGACCGTGGGCTTGTGGGGGGAATACAGCTAA